From the genome of Vigna angularis cultivar LongXiaoDou No.4 chromosome 11, ASM1680809v1, whole genome shotgun sequence, one region includes:
- the LOC108333012 gene encoding DNA damage-repair/toleration protein DRT100, with translation MNLLATTLFIFLFTFTPHKATAATCLPDEEAGLLGFKSGIRSDPSGLLDNWIPGTDCCTWNGVECHFNSTRVQRLYLTGQPEGNPKAILSGTISPTLSKLRLLDGLYLFNLKNITGPFPTFLFQLPNIEFVYLENNKLSGRIPENIGKLTKLYALSLVGNRFTGTLPSSITELTQLTQLKLDNNSLSGTLPKAINKLVNLNYISLEGNQFEGTIPAFPANLRSLILSRNKFSGNIPASIATLAPNLTYLELGHNSLSGKIPDFLGKFKALDTLDLSWNRFSGTVPASFANLTKIFNLDLSNNLLVDPFPEMNVKGIESLDLSNNSFHLGKIPKWVLSSPIIFSLKLANCGIKMRIEDFRPSETFFYDFIDLSGNEISGNAISLVNSTQYLVGFWAARNNLRFDLGKLRFGERFRYLDLSHNAVFGKIPNSVVGLQKLNVSYNHLCGQIPKNTFPASAFVGNDCLCGSPLKPCK, from the coding sequence GTCTCCCCGACGAGGAAGCGGGTCTGCTGGGTTTCAAATCCGGCATCCGATCCGACCCGTCCGGCCTCCTCGACAACTGGATACCCGGTACAGACTGCTGCACCTGGAACGGAGTAGAGTGTCACTTCAACAGCACCCGGGTACAGAGACTGTATTTAACGGGTCAACCCGAGGGAAACCCCAAAGCCATCTTATCGGGCACCATCTCACCCACCCTCTCAAAGCTCCGACTTCTTGATGGACTCTACCTCTTCAACCTCAAAAACATTACGGGTCCTTTCCCCACTTTCCTCTTCCAACTTCCCAACATCGAATTcgtttatttagaaaacaacaAACTTTCGGGTCGGATACCCGAGAACATTGGCAAACTCACCAAACTATACGCGCTGAGTTTAGTGGGGAACCGCTTTACCGGAACCCTACCGAGTTCCATCACCGAGTTGACTCAGCTAACACAGCTCAAACTCGACAACAACTCGCTCTCGGGAACACTCCCCAAAGCCATCAACAAACTCGTTAACCTAAACTACATCTCCCTCGAAGGGAACCAGTTCGAAGGAACCATACCTGCTTTTCCCGCGAATCTTCGGAGTCTCATACTCTCTCGGAACAAATTTTCCGGGAACATTCCTGCCTCGATTGCAACTCTGGCGCCCAATCTGACTTACTTAGAGCTAGGGCACAACTCGCTTTCCGGGAAAATCCCCGATTTTCTCGGAAAATTCAAGGCGCTGGACACGCTGGACTTGTCGTGGAACAGGTTCTCGGGAACCGTGCCGGCGAGCTTTGCAAATTTGACTAAGATCTTCAACCTTGACCTCTCGAACAATTTACTCGTGGACCCGTTTCCAGAGATGAACGTGAAGGGGATCGAATCGTTGGACTTGTCGAACAACAGTTTTCACCTGGGGAAGATTCCGAAGTGGGTACTTTCTTCCCCGATAATATTCTCCCTGAAACTCGCGAACTGCGGAATCAAGATGAGAATCGAGGATTTCAGGCCTTCGGAGACCTTCTTCTACGATTTTATAGATCTCTCGGGAAACGAGATATCAGGAAACGCGATTAGTTTGGTGAACAGCACACAGTATTTGGTCGGGTTTTGGGCTGCGAGGAACAACTTGAGGTTTGATTTGGGGAAATTGAGGTTTGGGGAAAGGTTTAGGTATCTGGATTTGTCGCATAACGCCGTGTTTGGTAAGATTCCGAACAGCGTCGTTGGGCTTCAGAAGTTGAACGTGAGTTACAACCATCTCTGTGGTCAGATTCCCAAAAACACGTTTCCGGCAAGTGCTTTTGTCGGAAACGATTGTCTCTGCGGTTCTCCTCTGAAGCCTTGCAAGTAA